In Papaver somniferum cultivar HN1 chromosome 1, ASM357369v1, whole genome shotgun sequence, a genomic segment contains:
- the LOC113362034 gene encoding pentatricopeptide repeat-containing protein At1g62914, mitochondrial-like, with protein MNLSQRFLHTTAVSNYASGSGGFNRVITQLEKIVRDDCKSGKVDHGFCLLGEIIKRGYHPDTVTFNTLIKGLCIKGGIEPAFKLFAEMTHTGIRPDAYTCNALIHGLCKTGEVGLAIQLKIKMVKWNCRPNDVSYSVILDALCKGELVDEAVILFSEMLRDINVVPNVVVYTSLISGLCNSGRFSEGKRLFDEMISSGICANIMIGTFLCLM; from the exons ATGAATTTGAGTCAGAGATTCCTGCATACAACAGCAGTCTCCAATTATGCTTCTGGTTCAGGAGGTTTTAATAGAGTAATAACACAACTTGAGAAAATTGTGAGAGATGACTGTAAATCTG GAAAGGTTGATCATGGGTTTTGTTTGCTGGGAGAAATTATAAAGAGAGGTTATCATCCTGATACTGTCACTTTCAATACCCTGATTAAAGGGTTGTGTATCAAGGGTGGGATTGAACCTGCCTTTAAGTTGTTTGCTGAAATGACTCATACGGGTATCCGGCCTGATGCATATACATGTAATGCTCTTATACACGGGCTTTGTAAAACCGGTGAAGTGGGTCTTGCTATCCAGCTGAAAATCAAGATGGTGAAATGGAACTGCAGACCTAATGATGTTTCGTATTCTGTGATTTTAGATGCACTTTGCAAAGGAGAATTAGTTGATGAAGCTGTAATTCTTTTCTCTGAAATGCTTAGAGATATCAATGTTGTACCCAACGTAGTTGTTTACACTTCCTTGATCAGCGGACTTTGCAATTCAGGCCGGTTTAGTGAAGGGAAAAGACTTTTTGACGAGATGATTAGTAGTGGAATATGTGCAAATATAATGATAGGCACATTCTTGTGTCTTAtgtaa